Proteins encoded in a region of the Hypomesus transpacificus isolate Combined female chromosome 17, fHypTra1, whole genome shotgun sequence genome:
- the LOC124479219 gene encoding LOW QUALITY PROTEIN: bryoporin-like (The sequence of the model RefSeq protein was modified relative to this genomic sequence to represent the inferred CDS: inserted 2 bases in 1 codon; deleted 1 base in 1 codon): MSVTAESVSASLSTDRKXEITDSSSFCLVNPKVFMASGYCFHPPQPIVRTTKTEVCSFTKDDNTATGAVGLLTYDLLHVQTGTFSEHVAVMFSVPFDYNLYKNWFGVGVFEVACACDKNLYKRMYYDSNFRKFTCTEASGSGIEYKSTQVDLRATMSNVGKAIVKVELYDRMGR, encoded by the exons ATGTCAGTGACAGCCGAGTCGGTGTCAGCAAGCCTCTCCacggacaggaa tgagatcacCGACAGCAGCAGCTTCTGCCTCGTCAACCCAAA AGTGTTCATGGCCAGTGGCTACTGCTTCCATCCCCCCCAGCCCATCGTGCGCACCACCAAGACCGAGGTGTGCTCCTTCACCAAGGATGACAACACCGCCACAGGGGCGGTGGGCCTGCTGACCTATGACCTCCTCCACGTGCAGACCGGAACGTTCTCCGAGCATGTGGCCGTCATG TTTTCTGTGCCATTCGACTACAACCTGTACAAGAACTGGTTTGGTGTGGGCGTGTTCGAGGTAGCCTGTGCCTGTGACAAAAACCTGTACAAGCGCATGTACTATGACAGCAACTTCAGAAAGTTTACCTGCACCGAGGCCAGTGGGTCAGGAATAGAGTATAAGAGTACTCAGGTTGATCTGAGGGCCACCATGTCCAACGTGGGTAAGGCTATTGTTAAGGTGGAGCTCTATGATAGAATGGGCCGATAG
- the apnl gene encoding LOW QUALITY PROTEIN: actinoporin-like protein (The sequence of the model RefSeq protein was modified relative to this genomic sequence to represent the inferred CDS: inserted 5 bases in 3 codons; deleted 4 bases in 2 codons; substituted 1 base at 1 genomic stop codon), whose product MGVNNRRNVTMEITNLTNDYCLINPKVFLESRDTYTPSQPQXVRSSTGCVGVLTYDLLTKXNNYMETVAIMFSAPWDYNLYKNWFTVGIHDKSGDCDKTFLKRXDYEKNQKGFVREEASGSGLTXVGKYLEVKATLSPKGEAIMEVELWDKS is encoded by the exons ATGG GCGTAAACAACAGGAGGAACGTCACCATGGAGATCACCAATCTCACCAACGACTACTGTCTAATCAACCCCAA GGTATTCCTGGAGAGTAGGGACACCTACACCCCCTCTCAGCCCC GAGTGAGGTCATCAACAGGCTGTGTTGGTGTTCTGACCTATGACCTTTTAACTAA TAACAACTACATGGAGACCGTAGCCATCATGTTCTCTGCGCCCTGGGACTACAACCTGTACAAGAATTGGTTT ACCGTGGGTATCCATGACAAGAGTGGTGACTGTGATAAGACTTTTTTA AAGAGATGAGACTATGAGAAGAACCAGAAGGGTTTTGTCAGGGAGGAAGCCAGTGGATCAGGGTTAAC AGTGGGGAAGTACCTGGAGGTGAAGGCCAccctgtctcccaagggcgaGGCCATCATGGAAGTGGAGCTGTGGGACAA GTCTTAA
- the LOC124479203 gene encoding keratin, type I cytoskeletal 13-like produces the protein MTTLYRHGSMGLGSGASMGGYASSRSGGRQGLSSQRSGSVYGGAGGQGVRISSAGFSSGTRRISMSGGFGAGGGGGGGSGMSFGAGGGGGGGSGMGFGAFSLDAGAGGDGGFNSANEQQTMQNLNSRLSQYLDKVRTLEEANTKLELQIKEWGLNHITINTRDLSTHQGTIDDIRTQILAATAAVTELALQVDNTRVAADDFRIKFEYELGSRQSVEADISGLKRMMGDFSLEKSDLEMQLQGLKDDLAYLKEHRNEEMLSLQSQMSGQIQVEVEAAPAADLTHVIAEVREQYEALVGKNRRDAEAWFQTKAEEVQQKVSTSTEVLQTSSVELKSGQSTARDLELEMQSLYSMKSSLEANLGEMEARYGAVLMGLQASVTSLESQLTQIRADTERSGQEYRALLDIKTRLEMEIAEYHRLLEDDTVYAVKSSAVDIETSVIGSSSSHVNIKTKVVTVVEELVDGEVVSCTS, from the exons ATGACCACCCTCTACAGACACGGGTCTATGGGCCTGGGCTCAGGAGCTTCCATGGGGGGCTACGCCTCCTCCCGCTCTGGGGGACGACAGGGCCTTTCCTCCCAGAGGTCTGGCAGTGTGTACGGAGGGGCCGGGGGCCAAGGTGTCCGTATATCCTCCGCTGGCTTTTCTTCAGGAACCAGACGTATCTcaatgagtgggggctttggtgctggaggtggaggaggtggaggaagtggTATGAGCTTtggtgctggaggtggaggaggtggaggaagtggTATGGGCTTTGGTGCCTTCTCTTTGGAcgcaggggctgggggagacGGAGGCTTCAACAGTGCCAATGAGCAGCAAACCATGCAGAACCTGAACAGCCGTCTGTCCCAGTACCTGGACAAGGTCCGcaccctggaggaggccaaCACCAAGCTGGAGCTCCAGATCAAGGAGTGGGGCCTCAACCACATCACCATCAACACCCGAGACCTTAGCACACACCAGGGTACCATCGATGACATCCGCACCCAG ATCCTGGCTGCCACTGCAGCAGTGACAGAGTTGGCTCTGCAGGTGGACAATACCAGGGTGGCAGCGGATGACTTCCGAATCAA GTTTGAGTATGAGCTGGGATCGCGCCAGTCTGTGGAGGCCGACATCAGCGGGCTGAAGAGGATGATGGGGGACTTTTCCTTGGAGAAGAGTGACCTGGAGATGCAGCTGCAGGGCCTGAAGGACGACCTGGCCTACCTGAAGGAGCACCGTAACGAG GAGATGCTGTCGCTCCAGAGCCAAATGAGCGGTCAGATCCAGGTGGAGGTGGAAGCGGCGCCGGCGGCCGACCTGACCCATGTCATCGCCGAGGTCAGAGAGCAGTACGAAGCCTTGGTGGGCAAGAACCGCCGAGACGCTGAGGCCTGGTTCCAGACCAAG GCAGAAGAGGTGCAGCAGAAAGTAAGTACCAGCACAGAGGTCTTGCAGACCAGCAGTGTGGAGCTGAAGTCTGGCCAGAGCACTGCCAGAGACCTGGAGCTGGAGATGCAGTCCCTCTACTCCATG AAGAGTTCTCTGGAGGCCAACCTGGGGGAGATGGAGGCCCGCTATGGAGCTGTGCTGATGGGGCTGCAGGCGTCTGTCACCAGCCTGGAGAGCCAGCTGACCCAGATCCGGGCTGACACGGAGCGCAGCGGCCAGGAGTACCGGGCCCTGCTGGACATCAAGACCAGGCTTGAGATGGAGATCGCAGAGTACCACAGGCTGCTGGAGGATGACACAGT GTATGCGGTCAAAAGCTCTGCGGTTGACATTGAAACCTCAG TGATTGGCTCCAGTTCCAGTCATGTGAACATCAAGACTAAGGTGGTGAccgtggtggaggagctggtggatGGGGAGGTGGTGAGCTGCACTTCCTGA
- the ramp2 gene encoding receptor activity-modifying protein 2 isoform X1, with translation MTAINSLCFLLIFLWAAFSIAAGLAEVIEVPQATTPGPFLTTDKVLYFGNSSHGDSDLTSCGKKNYTYCEKYCEHCVDIALEDCYSIFLDYYYLPFVQSMTVLNSTERCIWSNVRSHYNIFTLGTEDSADCLQIPWPNSQVEHYFVDIHALFFKDCPTEALSDPPPGIVFALVMTPISLIPVMVILVVLKTKNGDGSS, from the exons ATGACAGCCATTAAttccttgtgttttctgttgATTTTCCTATGGG CAGCATTCAGTATAGCTGCTGGGCTGGCTGAAGTGATTGAAGTGCCCCAAGCCACCACACCAG GGCCTTTCTTGACTACCGACAAAGTCCTCTATTTTGGCA ATTCCAGCCATGGAGATAGTGACTTGACAA GTTGTGGGAAAAAGAACTATACTTACTGTGAAAAGTACTGTGAACATTGTGTTGACATAGCACTAGAGGATTGTTATTCTATATTTTTGGATTACTATTACTTACCATTTGTTCAGTCCATGACTGTGCTTAACAGTACTGAACGGTGCATCTGGAGCAACGTGAGGAG CCACTATAACATTTTCACCCTGGGCACAGAGGATTCAGCCGACTGCCTGCAGATCCCTTGGCCTAACTCCCAGGTGGAGCACTACTTTGTGGACATCCACGCCCTTTTCTTCAAGGACTGTCCCACAGAGGCATTGAGTGACCCCCCTCCCGGCATCGTCTTTGCCCTGGTGATGACCCCCATCAGTCTTATCCCTGTCATGGTCATCCTGGTGGTGCTCAAAACCAAGAATGGAGATGGGAGCTCCTGA
- the ramp2 gene encoding receptor activity-modifying protein 2 isoform X2 gives MTAINSLCFLLIFLWAFSIAAGLAEVIEVPQATTPGPFLTTDKVLYFGNSSHGDSDLTSCGKKNYTYCEKYCEHCVDIALEDCYSIFLDYYYLPFVQSMTVLNSTERCIWSNVRSHYNIFTLGTEDSADCLQIPWPNSQVEHYFVDIHALFFKDCPTEALSDPPPGIVFALVMTPISLIPVMVILVVLKTKNGDGSS, from the exons ATGACAGCCATTAAttccttgtgttttctgttgATTTTCCTATGGG CATTCAGTATAGCTGCTGGGCTGGCTGAAGTGATTGAAGTGCCCCAAGCCACCACACCAG GGCCTTTCTTGACTACCGACAAAGTCCTCTATTTTGGCA ATTCCAGCCATGGAGATAGTGACTTGACAA GTTGTGGGAAAAAGAACTATACTTACTGTGAAAAGTACTGTGAACATTGTGTTGACATAGCACTAGAGGATTGTTATTCTATATTTTTGGATTACTATTACTTACCATTTGTTCAGTCCATGACTGTGCTTAACAGTACTGAACGGTGCATCTGGAGCAACGTGAGGAG CCACTATAACATTTTCACCCTGGGCACAGAGGATTCAGCCGACTGCCTGCAGATCCCTTGGCCTAACTCCCAGGTGGAGCACTACTTTGTGGACATCCACGCCCTTTTCTTCAAGGACTGTCCCACAGAGGCATTGAGTGACCCCCCTCCCGGCATCGTCTTTGCCCTGGTGATGACCCCCATCAGTCTTATCCCTGTCATGGTCATCCTGGTGGTGCTCAAAACCAAGAATGGAGATGGGAGCTCCTGA
- the ezh1 gene encoding histone-lysine N-methyltransferase EZH1, whose product MEDGLEALAYPPALAPTPDPACAPASALASALASAPAQASSLAPASSPTPAQAPCPAPASDQEPHSGPNSPSSSLVEWRKRVKSEYMRLRQLKRLKKAEEVKALFMSNRQKIEEQTNLLNTEWSKLRVQSIPLSTSGGAQPSKKMCMVEFGFPAFKAQAVAMRPLTTVAGIPFMYSWSPLQHNFMVEDETFLHNIPYMGDEVLEQDEAFLEELIDNYDGVHGDRQGGFINDEIFKELVEALSQYSDQEDDEEEGGEERGKKEEERGKKEEERGLRRGTTEGSEEPKAAVAFRRRKRRSLTEVKDLSTSKKIPNDKIFTAIASMFPYKGTMEELKEKYKDLLEPPNRVKLPPLCTPNMDGPFAKSVQREQSLHSFHTLFCRRCFKYDCFLHPFHATPNVYKRKSKEIRIETEPCGADCFQLQKGAKEFADQHMLRSQRSRRRGKQNRLASASCAGPSAATEEAKDGDSDHETTSSSEGNSRCQTPTKMRGPGEEEAGQAGGPGQWGGAEESLFRVLHGTYYNNFCSIARLIGTKTCKQVYEFAVKEVLIHRVPLDDGGISPQKKKRKHRLWAKIQLKKDSSSNTVYNYQPCDHPDHPCDSSCPCVMTQNFCEKFCQCEQECQNRFPGCRCKTQCNTKQCPCYLAVRECDPDLCQTCGAADHWDSKVVSCKNCSIQRGLKKHLLLAPSDVAGWGTFIKESVQKNEFISEYCGELISQDEADRRGRIYDKYMSSFLFNLNNDFVVDATRKGNKIRFANHSVNPNCYAKVVMVNGDHRIGIFAKRAILQGEELFFDYRYSQADALKYVGIEREIDVT is encoded by the exons ATGGAAGATGGTCTGGAGGCTTTGGCCTaccccccagccctggccccaaCCCCCGACCCagcctgtgccccagcctctgccctagCTTCTGCCCTGGCCTCTGCCCCGGCCCAGGCCTCATCACTGGCACCAGCCTCATCTCCAACCCCAGCCCAAGCTCCatgcccagccccagcctcggaCCAGGAACCTCACTCTGGACCAAACAGCCCTTCTAGCAGCCTGGtagagtggaggaagagggtgaaGTCAGAGTACATGCGACTTCGTCAGCTGAAACGACTTAAGAAAGCAGAAGAGGTCAAG GCCCTGTTCATGTCCAACCGGCAGAAGATTGAGGAACAGACAAACTTACTGAATACAGAGTGGTCCAAGCTCAGGGTCCAGTCCattcctctgtccacctctgGTGGAGCTCAGCCCAGCAAGAAG ATGTGCATGGTGGAGTTTGGCTTCCCAGCGTTCAAAGCCCAGGCGGTTGCCATGCGACCCCTGACGACAGTGGCTGGAATCCCCTTCATGTATTCCTGGTCTCCTCTGCAGCACAACTTCATG GTGGAGGATGAGACGTTCCTGCACAACATCCCCTACATGGGGGATGAGGTGTTGGAGCAGGATGAGGCCTTCCTGGAGGAGCTCATCGACAACTACGACGGCGTCCACGGAGACAGAC AGGGGGGGTTCATCAACGATGAGATCTTTAAAGAGCTGGTGGAGGCCCTGAGCCAATACTCAGACCAGGAggacgacgaggaggagggcggggaggagagagggaagaaagaggaggagagggggaagaaagaggaggagagaggactgaggaGGGGGACAACGGAAGGGTCAGAGGAACCAAAGGCAGCCGTGGCCTTccgcaggaggaagaggaggagcttgACTGAGG TGAAAGATTTGTCCACCAGTAAGAAGATCCCAAACGATAAGATATTCACAGCCATCGCCTCAATGTTCCCCTACAAGGGCACTATGGAGGAGCTCAAAGAAAA GTACAAGGATCTGTTGGAGCCCCCCAACCGGGTCAAGCTGCCCCCCCTCTGCACCCCTAACATGGATGGGCCCTTTGCCAAGTCTGTACAGAGAGAGCAGTCCCTTCACTCCTTCCACACTCTGTTCTGCAGGCGATGCTTCAAATACGACTGCTTCCTGCACC CTTTCCATGCCACACCTAATGTTTACAAGAGGAAAAGCAAGGAGATTCGCATCGAGACCGAGCCTTGTGGCGCGGACTGCTTTCAGCTACAG AAAGGGGCCAAAGAGTTTGCAGATCAGCACATGCTGCGTTCCCAGAGGTCTCGGCGGCGGGGGAAACAGAACCGCCTCGCCAGCGCCAGTTGTGCTGGCCCCTCTGCCGCTACTGAGGAGGCCAAGGATGGTGACAGTGACCACGAGACAACCAGTTCCTCAG AGGGAAACTCTCGTTGTCAGACCCCCACTAAGATGCGGGgtccgggggaggaggaggctggacaGGCTGGAGGACCGGGCCAGTGGGGCGGCGCTGAGGAGTCTCTCTTCAGAGTGCTCCATGGCACTTACTACAACAACTTCTGCTCAATCGCACGCCTCATCGGCACCAAGACCTGCAAGCAG GTGTATGAGTTTGCAGTGAAGGAGGTTCTGATCCACCGTGTGCCCTTGGACGATGGTGGCATCTCCcctcagaagaagaagaggaaacacag ATTATGGGCAAAGATCCAGCTCAAGAAAG ACAGCTCCTCCAACACAGTGTACAACTACCAGCCGTGTGACCACCCAGACCACCCATGTGACAGCTCCTGTCCCTGTGTGATGACACAGAATTTCTGTGAAAAGTTCTGCCAGTGTGAGCAGGAGT GCCAGAACCGGTTTCCAGGCTGCCGGTGCAAGACCCAGTGCAACACAAAGCAGTGCCCTTGCTACCTGGCTGTGCGGGAGTGTGACCCGGATCTGTGCCAGACCTGTGGGGCTGCAGACCACTGGGACAGCAAGGTGGTCTCCTGCAAGAACTGCAGCATCCAGAGAGGCCTCAAGAAG CACCTCCTACTGGCGCCGTCGGATGTTGCAGGCTGGGGTACCTTCATCAAAGAGTCCGTTCAGAAGAATGAGTTCATCTCAGAGTATTgcggagag ctgATCTCACAGGACGAAGCAGATCGGCGGGGCAGGATTTACGACAAATACATGTCCAGCTTCCTCTTCAACCTCAACAATG ACTTTGTTGTAGATGCCACACGGAAGGGGAACAAAATACGCTTTGCCAATCACTCTGTCAATCCAAACTGCTACGCCAAGG ttgtcatggtgaaTGGAGACCACCGCATTGGGATCTTTGCCAAACGGGCTatcctgcagggagaggagctcTTCTTTGACTACAG ATACAGCCAAGCCGACGCCCTAAAATATGTCGGGATTGAGCGGGAGATCGACGTGACCTAG